A genomic segment from Modestobacter roseus encodes:
- the rpsE gene encoding 30S ribosomal protein S5: MPGPQRRGGGAGGGNDRRDRRDGGRGPGGAPAEKSQFIERVVAINRVSKVVKGGRRFSFTALVIVGDGDGTVGVGYGKAKEVPAAIAKGVEEAKKHFYRVPRIASTIPHPVQGEAAAGVVLLKPASPGTGVIAGGPVRAVLECAGIHDVLSKSLGSSNPINIVHATMQALKDLVRPEEIAARRGLPLEDVAPAAMLRARAGQGV; this comes from the coding sequence ATGCCAGGACCACAGCGACGCGGCGGCGGCGCCGGCGGCGGTAACGACCGCCGCGACCGCCGTGACGGCGGGCGGGGGCCCGGAGGCGCGCCCGCCGAGAAGAGCCAGTTCATCGAGCGCGTGGTTGCCATCAACCGCGTGTCCAAGGTCGTCAAGGGCGGTCGGCGCTTCAGCTTCACCGCTCTGGTGATCGTGGGCGACGGCGATGGCACCGTGGGTGTCGGCTACGGCAAGGCCAAGGAGGTGCCCGCGGCGATCGCCAAGGGCGTCGAGGAGGCCAAGAAGCACTTCTACCGCGTGCCGCGCATCGCCAGCACCATCCCGCACCCGGTGCAGGGTGAGGCGGCGGCCGGTGTCGTGCTGCTCAAGCCGGCCAGCCCGGGTACCGGTGTCATCGCCGGTGGTCCGGTGCGTGCCGTGCTGGAGTGCGCCGGCATCCACGACGTGCTCTCCAAGAGCCTCGGGTCGTCGAACCCGATCAACATCGTCCACGCCACCATGCAGGCGCTGAAGGACCTCGTCCGTCCCGAGGAGATCGCGGCCCGCCGCGGTCTGCCCCTGGAGGACGTCGCTCCGGCCGCCATGCTGCGTGCGCGGGCCGGTCAGGGGGTCTGA
- the rplR gene encoding 50S ribosomal protein L18 codes for MAQAQSDKGARVHKPVGTDISTARRVSRLRRHNRLRKRVSGTPERPRMVVKRSSRHMHVQVVDDTVGRTLVSASTLDASLKGAEGDKSSLAKQVGALVAERAKAAGITAVVFDRGGNRYAGRIAALADGAREGGLDF; via the coding sequence ATGGCACAGGCACAGAGCGACAAGGGTGCCCGGGTGCACAAGCCCGTGGGCACCGACATCAGCACCGCCCGCCGCGTTTCGCGGCTGCGCCGCCACAACCGGCTGCGCAAGCGGGTCTCCGGCACGCCGGAGCGTCCCCGCATGGTGGTCAAGCGCAGCAGCCGGCACATGCACGTCCAGGTGGTCGACGACACCGTCGGCCGTACCCTGGTCAGTGCGTCCACGCTGGACGCCAGCTTGAAGGGCGCCGAGGGCGACAAGTCCTCCCTCGCCAAGCAGGTCGGTGCGCTGGTGGCCGAGCGGGCCAAGGCGGCCGGGATCACCGCGGTGGTCTTCGACCGTGGTGGCAACCGGTACGCCGGCCGCATCGCGGCGCTGGCGGACGGCGCCCGCGAGGGCGGGCTGGACTTCTGA
- the rplF gene encoding 50S ribosomal protein L6 codes for MSRIGRLPVPVPSGVEVALDGQTVNVSGPKGKLSHTVPAPITVERGEDGTLLVQRPNDERESRALHGLSRTLIANMITGVTQGYDKTLEIVGVGYRVQARGSDLEFALGFSHPVPVKAPEGITFTVEAPTRIRVSGIDKQQVGQVAANIRKLRKPDPYKGKGVRYQGEVVKRKVGKTGK; via the coding sequence ATGTCACGGATCGGACGACTCCCGGTTCCGGTGCCCAGTGGTGTGGAGGTCGCCCTCGACGGGCAGACCGTCAACGTCTCGGGCCCGAAGGGGAAGCTGAGCCACACGGTCCCAGCTCCCATCACCGTCGAGCGCGGTGAGGACGGCACCCTCCTGGTGCAGCGTCCCAACGACGAGCGTGAGAGCCGGGCGCTGCACGGCCTCTCCCGTACCCTCATCGCCAACATGATCACCGGCGTGACCCAGGGCTACGACAAGACCCTGGAGATCGTCGGCGTGGGTTACCGCGTGCAGGCCCGTGGGTCGGACCTCGAGTTCGCCCTGGGCTTCAGCCACCCGGTTCCGGTGAAGGCGCCCGAGGGCATCACCTTCACCGTCGAGGCCCCCACCCGCATCCGGGTGAGCGGGATCGACAAGCAGCAGGTGGGCCAGGTCGCGGCCAACATCCGCAAGCTCCGCAAGCCCGACCCGTACAAGGGCAAGGGTGTGCGGTACCAGGGTGAGGTCGTCAAGCGCAAGGTCGGGAAGACGGGCAAGTGA
- the rpsH gene encoding 30S ribosomal protein S8 codes for MTMTDPIADMLTRLRNANQAYHDTAAMPSSKLKTHVAEILQKEGYIGGWTVNDVEKDGHIRKELVVTLKYGPNRERSIAGVRRVSKPGLRVYAKSTSLPKVLGGLGVAIISTSTGLLTDKQANKKGVGGEVLAYVW; via the coding sequence ATGACGATGACCGACCCGATCGCGGACATGCTCACGCGGCTGCGGAACGCCAACCAGGCGTACCACGACACCGCCGCCATGCCGTCGTCGAAGCTCAAGACGCACGTCGCCGAGATCCTCCAGAAGGAGGGTTACATCGGCGGCTGGACCGTCAACGACGTCGAGAAGGACGGCCACATCCGCAAGGAGCTGGTCGTCACCCTCAAGTACGGCCCCAACCGTGAGCGCAGCATCGCCGGCGTCCGGCGCGTGTCGAAGCCGGGCCTGCGGGTCTACGCGAAGTCGACGTCGCTGCCCAAGGTGCTGGGTGGCCTGGGGGTCGCGATCATCTCGACCTCCACCGGGCTGCTCACCGACAAGCAGGCGAACAAGAAGGGCGTGGGTGGGGAAGTCCTCGCCTACGTCTGGTAA
- a CDS encoding type Z 30S ribosomal protein S14 translates to MAKKALINKAARKPKFAVRGYTRCQRCGRPHAVFRKFGLCRICLREMAHAGELPGVSKSSW, encoded by the coding sequence ATGGCCAAGAAGGCTCTGATCAACAAGGCGGCTCGCAAGCCGAAGTTCGCGGTGCGCGGTTACACCCGCTGCCAGCGGTGCGGTCGTCCGCACGCGGTGTTCCGCAAGTTCGGCCTGTGCCGCATCTGCTTGCGCGAGATGGCGCACGCCGGCGAACTGCCGGGCGTCAGCAAGTCCAGCTGGTGA
- the rplE gene encoding 50S ribosomal protein L5 has translation MSAPSRELPRLLARYRADIAPALQSEFGYPNVMQIPGLVKIVVNMGVGEATRDAKLMDGAVRDLTAITGQKPAVVRARKSIAQFKLREGMPIGAKVTLRGDRMWEFLDRLLSLALPRIRDFRGLNPKQFDGHGNYTFGLTEQSMFREIDVDKIDRPRGMDITLVTTATTDEEGRELLTLLGFPFAGQTVVNATR, from the coding sequence ATGAGCGCACCCTCCCGTGAGCTGCCCCGCCTGCTCGCCCGCTACCGCGCGGACATCGCACCGGCGCTGCAGAGCGAGTTCGGCTACCCCAACGTCATGCAGATCCCCGGTCTGGTGAAGATCGTGGTGAACATGGGCGTCGGCGAGGCCACCCGTGACGCCAAGCTGATGGACGGCGCGGTCCGCGACCTCACCGCCATCACCGGCCAGAAGCCCGCCGTCGTCCGGGCCCGCAAGTCCATCGCGCAGTTCAAGCTGCGCGAGGGCATGCCGATCGGCGCGAAGGTCACCCTGCGCGGCGACCGCATGTGGGAGTTCCTGGACCGGCTGCTGTCGCTGGCCCTGCCCCGCATCCGCGACTTCCGTGGCCTGAACCCGAAGCAGTTCGACGGGCACGGCAACTACACGTTCGGCCTGACCGAGCAGTCGATGTTCCGCGAGATCGACGTCGACAAGATCGACCGGCCCCGCGGCATGGACATCACCCTGGTGACCACCGCGACCACCGACGAGGAGGGCCGCGAGCTGCTCACGCTGCTCGGCTTCCCCTTCGCCGGCCAGACCGTCGTGAACGCGACCCGCTGA
- the rplX gene encoding 50S ribosomal protein L24: MKVKKGDQVVVLSGKDKGAKGRVIAAFPKTQKVLVEGIGRVKKHTRISSTQRGAQSGGIVTQEAAIHVSNVMVIDSEDKPTRVGYRKDEEGRSIRVSRRTGKDL; the protein is encoded by the coding sequence ATGAAGGTCAAGAAGGGCGACCAGGTCGTGGTGCTGTCCGGCAAGGACAAGGGCGCCAAGGGCCGGGTCATCGCCGCCTTCCCCAAGACCCAGAAGGTGCTCGTCGAGGGCATCGGTCGGGTGAAGAAGCACACCCGGATCAGCTCCACCCAGCGTGGTGCGCAGTCGGGCGGGATCGTCACGCAGGAGGCGGCCATCCACGTCAGCAACGTGATGGTCATCGACAGCGAGGACAAGCCGACCCGGGTCGGTTACCGCAAGGACGAGGAAGGCCGCAGCATCCGGGTCTCGCGGCGCACCGGTAAGGACCTCTGA
- the rplN gene encoding 50S ribosomal protein L14, protein MIQQESRLRVADNTGAKEILCIRVLGGSGRRYAGIGDIIVATVKDALPGAGVKKGDVVKAVIVRTVKERRRPDGSYIRFDENAAVIIRDSGDPRGTRIFGPVGRELRDKRFMRIISLAPEVL, encoded by the coding sequence GTGATCCAGCAGGAGTCGCGGCTGCGAGTCGCCGACAACACCGGTGCCAAGGAGATCTTGTGCATCCGTGTGCTCGGTGGCTCCGGGCGACGCTACGCGGGCATCGGCGACATCATCGTGGCCACCGTGAAGGACGCCCTCCCGGGCGCCGGCGTGAAGAAGGGCGATGTGGTCAAGGCCGTCATCGTCCGCACCGTGAAGGAGCGGCGCCGTCCCGACGGCTCCTACATCCGCTTCGACGAGAACGCCGCGGTCATCATCCGCGACAGCGGCGACCCGCGCGGGACGCGCATCTTCGGCCCCGTCGGCCGCGAGCTGCGCGACAAGCGCTTCATGCGGATCATCTCGCTCGCTCCGGAGGTGTTGTGA
- the rpsQ gene encoding 30S ribosomal protein S17, whose translation MSEVTNTTETSTGPGLAGRGYRKVREGLVVSDKMDKTIVVEVEDRVKHGLYGKVLRRTSKLKAHDEQNTAGIGDRVQIMETRPTSATKRWRLVTVVEKAK comes from the coding sequence ATGAGCGAGGTCACCAACACCACCGAGACCTCGACCGGGCCCGGCCTGGCCGGGCGTGGCTACCGCAAGGTCCGTGAGGGCCTGGTCGTCAGCGACAAGATGGACAAGACCATCGTCGTCGAGGTCGAGGACCGCGTGAAGCACGGGCTGTACGGCAAGGTGCTCCGCCGGACCAGCAAGCTGAAGGCGCACGACGAGCAGAACACCGCCGGCATCGGCGACCGGGTGCAGATCATGGAGACGCGCCCCACCTCGGCCACCAAGCGCTGGCGCCTGGTGACCGTCGTCGAGAAGGCCAAGTGA
- the rpmC gene encoding 50S ribosomal protein L29 — MAAGLTAPELRELSADELATRLRESREELFNLRFQVATGQLDNNRRLQTVRRDIARIYTIMRERELGLSVAPNEGVA; from the coding sequence ATGGCCGCCGGACTGACTGCGCCCGAGCTGCGCGAGCTGTCCGCCGACGAGCTGGCCACCCGGCTGCGCGAGTCGCGCGAAGAGCTGTTCAACCTGCGGTTCCAGGTGGCCACCGGCCAGCTGGACAACAACCGGCGACTGCAGACCGTCCGCCGCGACATCGCCCGGATCTACACGATCATGCGCGAGCGCGAGCTGGGCCTCTCGGTCGCCCCGAACGAGGGTGTCGCATGA
- the rplP gene encoding 50S ribosomal protein L16: MLIPRRVKHRKQHHPDRTGRAKGGTAINFGEYAIQALEPAYVTNRQIESARIAMTRHIKRGGKVWISIYPDRPLTKKPAETRMGSGKGSPEWWVANVKPGRIMFELSGVAEPVAREAMRRAIHKLPMKCRFITREGEV; this comes from the coding sequence ATGCTGATCCCGCGTCGGGTCAAGCACCGCAAGCAGCACCACCCGGACCGTACCGGGCGGGCCAAGGGCGGCACGGCGATCAACTTCGGCGAGTACGCCATCCAGGCCCTCGAGCCGGCGTACGTCACCAACCGGCAGATCGAGTCCGCTCGTATCGCCATGACCCGCCACATCAAGCGTGGCGGCAAGGTCTGGATCTCCATCTACCCGGACCGCCCGCTGACCAAGAAGCCGGCCGAGACCCGCATGGGTTCCGGAAAGGGCTCGCCCGAGTGGTGGGTGGCCAACGTGAAGCCCGGCCGCATCATGTTCGAGCTCTCCGGTGTCGCCGAGCCCGTGGCCCGCGAGGCCATGCGTCGCGCCATCCACAAGCTCCCCATGAAGTGCCGCTTCATCACCCGTGAAGGAGAGGTGTGA